A part of Rubrobacter calidifluminis genomic DNA contains:
- a CDS encoding glycoside hydrolase family 15 protein encodes MAYLPIEDHGIIGNLRTAALVGSDGTIDWMCLPAFDSPSVFCSILDDEKGGHFRLRPLSHVRSQQIYLPDTNVLLTRFLSPEGVVEILDYMPIATGFEHSRLVRSVHAVRGEMPFELECRPAFDYARARHTVSVGKRGALFRGAEGTVIGLSSKVPLERGPGGSVRARFTLGEGERTTFVLRGLDGEDDPGEAPSEEVFNSNLNETVGYWRRWISRCNYRGRWQDMVRRSALVLKLMVYDPTGALVAAPTMGLPEQIGGARNYDYRYTWLRDAGFTLYALIKLGFDEEAHNFMGWLRKRCEDGGDGRLQPLYSIDGRSEIEEYTLDHLSGYRGSRPVRVGNAAYGQLQLDLYGAVLDAAYLYNKHGAPLDYDLWKDLRKVIGWLAENWRQPDEGMWEVRGGRQQFVPSKVMCWVALERAIRIARQRGLPAGEGRWIEERDAVYEEVMQQGWSEEKQSFVQHYGSQALDAALLLMPLVKFVGPIDPRWISTLDRIQQELSFDTLVDRYRVGEAADDGFEGAEGSFSLCSFWLVECLTQAGRLDEARLALEKMFSYANHLGLYAEEIGRSGEALGNFPQAFTHLSLISAAIHLDRALGGG; translated from the coding sequence GTGGCTTACCTTCCGATAGAGGATCACGGCATCATCGGCAATCTGCGCACCGCGGCACTCGTGGGGAGCGACGGCACGATAGACTGGATGTGTCTGCCGGCGTTCGACTCGCCGAGCGTCTTCTGCTCGATCCTGGACGACGAGAAGGGGGGGCACTTCCGGCTGCGACCGCTCTCGCACGTTCGCAGCCAGCAGATCTACCTGCCCGACACCAACGTGCTGCTCACCCGCTTCCTCTCGCCGGAGGGTGTCGTCGAGATTCTCGACTACATGCCGATCGCCACGGGATTCGAACACAGTCGTCTGGTACGCAGCGTCCACGCCGTACGCGGCGAGATGCCCTTCGAGCTCGAGTGCCGTCCGGCCTTCGACTACGCCCGGGCCCGGCACACCGTCTCGGTCGGCAAACGAGGGGCGCTCTTCAGGGGGGCAGAAGGGACCGTGATCGGGCTCTCCTCGAAGGTGCCGCTCGAGAGGGGGCCTGGAGGCTCCGTGCGGGCCCGCTTCACGCTGGGTGAGGGCGAACGCACCACGTTCGTCCTGCGCGGGCTCGACGGGGAGGACGACCCCGGGGAGGCGCCCTCCGAGGAGGTCTTCAACAGCAACCTAAACGAGACCGTGGGCTACTGGCGGCGTTGGATCTCCCGCTGCAACTACCGCGGGCGCTGGCAGGACATGGTCCGGCGCAGTGCGTTGGTCCTCAAGCTCATGGTCTACGACCCCACCGGGGCACTCGTTGCCGCCCCCACGATGGGTCTGCCTGAGCAGATCGGGGGTGCCCGCAACTACGACTACCGCTACACCTGGCTCAGGGATGCCGGGTTTACCCTCTACGCCCTCATCAAGCTCGGCTTCGACGAGGAAGCCCACAACTTCATGGGCTGGCTCAGGAAACGCTGCGAGGACGGCGGAGACGGCCGGTTACAGCCCCTCTACTCCATCGACGGGAGAAGCGAGATAGAGGAGTACACTCTAGATCACCTCTCCGGCTACAGGGGCTCCCGTCCGGTCCGGGTGGGAAACGCCGCCTACGGCCAGCTCCAGCTCGACCTCTACGGCGCGGTCCTCGACGCCGCCTACCTCTACAACAAGCACGGCGCCCCCCTCGACTACGACCTCTGGAAAGACCTGCGCAAGGTCATAGGCTGGCTCGCGGAGAACTGGCGTCAGCCGGACGAGGGGATGTGGGAGGTGCGCGGCGGCCGCCAGCAGTTCGTACCATCTAAAGTGATGTGCTGGGTGGCGCTGGAGAGGGCCATCCGCATAGCCCGCCAGCGAGGGCTGCCGGCGGGGGAGGGACGCTGGATCGAGGAGCGCGACGCCGTCTACGAGGAGGTGATGCAGCAGGGCTGGAGCGAGGAGAAGCAGAGCTTCGTCCAGCACTACGGGTCGCAGGCGCTCGACGCGGCGCTGCTCCTGATGCCGCTGGTCAAGTTCGTCGGTCCCATAGACCCGCGTTGGATCTCCACGCTGGACAGGATCCAGCAGGAGCTCTCCTTCGACACCCTCGTCGACCGCTACCGGGTTGGAGAGGCCGCCGACGACGGCTTCGAGGGTGCCGAGGGCAGCTTCAGCCTCTGCTCCTTCTGGCTCGTCGAGTGCCTCACGCAGGCCGGGAGGCTCGACGAGGCCCGACTCGCCCTGGAGAAGATGTTCTCCTATGCCAACCACCTCGGGCTCTACGCCGAGGAGATAGGCCGCAGCGGCGAGGCCCTGGGCAACTTCCCGCAGGCTTTTACACACCTCTCCCTCATCAGCGCGGCCATCCACCTCGACCGTGCTCTGGGAGGCGGCTGA
- a CDS encoding carbon-nitrogen hydrolase family protein — MSERRMIAAAIQMSSTPDREENKKTAERLIREAASAGADLVSLPELWSCHGLEKVYRENAESIPGPTTDFLGSLARELGIYLLGGSILEKVPGSARLHNTSTLFAPSGELLAVYRKIHLFDVKVADREYLESRTIAPGKEIVTAKAGPATIGLSVCYDVRFPELYRMLALAGAEILMVPAAFTLQTGKDHWELLLRARAVENQAYVVAPAQWGQKADGRWTYGRSMIVDPWGVVLARCPDRDGFALAPLDLGCLESLRAEFPALANRRPEVYRSAL, encoded by the coding sequence ATGAGCGAACGAAGGATGATCGCGGCCGCGATTCAGATGTCATCCACCCCGGACAGAGAAGAGAACAAAAAGACGGCGGAGCGCCTCATCCGCGAGGCCGCATCCGCAGGGGCGGATCTGGTGAGCCTGCCCGAGCTCTGGAGCTGCCACGGGCTCGAGAAGGTCTACCGGGAGAACGCCGAAAGTATCCCCGGGCCGACGACCGACTTCCTCGGCTCGCTCGCTCGCGAGCTGGGCATCTACCTGCTCGGCGGTTCGATCCTCGAGAAGGTGCCCGGTTCGGCGCGGTTGCACAACACCTCGACCCTCTTCGCTCCGTCGGGGGAGCTTCTGGCCGTCTACCGCAAGATACACCTCTTCGACGTGAAGGTGGCGGACAGGGAGTATTTGGAGAGCAGGACCATAGCGCCCGGGAAGGAGATCGTGACGGCGAAGGCGGGGCCGGCCACCATCGGGCTCTCGGTCTGCTACGACGTCCGCTTCCCCGAGCTCTACCGCATGCTCGCGCTCGCTGGCGCGGAGATCCTGATGGTCCCGGCCGCCTTCACGCTGCAGACGGGCAAAGACCACTGGGAGCTTTTGTTGCGGGCGCGGGCCGTCGAGAATCAGGCGTACGTCGTCGCCCCGGCGCAGTGGGGCCAGAAGGCCGACGGGCGCTGGACCTACGGGCGGAGCATGATCGTCGACCCATGGGGAGTGGTGCTCGCCCGGTGCCCGGACAGGGACGGCTTCGCGCTCGCCCCGCTCGATCTGGGGTGCCTGGAGAGTCTGAGGGCCGAGTTCCCGGCGCTCGCCAACCGCCGCCCCGAGGTCTACCGGAGCGCCCTCTAG
- a CDS encoding nicotinate phosphoribosyltransferase: MGEIGIDRFNSATEEEIKSARVADSYFHRTMEVLKARGLEDTPVCMEVSYKSSNEDEWFVVAGLDEVAYLLEEVEVDARAVPEGTICRPHEPVLALSGPYGAFAEHETAILGFLCQASGVATAAAKCRLAAGDRPVISFGARRMHPSVAPVIERSAYLGGCDMVAVDLATRRLGIPATGTLPHALVLILGSTAEAAKAFDEVMGPEVPRTILIDTFDDETVGALEAARAIPDSITAVRLDTPGNRRGDFRDLMREVRWELDRNGFSHVKLFASGGIDVEYILHLNPVCDAYGVGGTIASAPMIDYSMDIVEVAGEDRHKRGKRGGRKRLLELRDGSHLVIPEGADAPEGARDLLRPLSELYASPPDLSALRERVLRQLETGNFPLY; the protein is encoded by the coding sequence GTGGGTGAGATCGGCATCGACAGGTTCAACTCGGCCACCGAGGAGGAGATAAAGTCGGCCAGGGTGGCCGACTCGTACTTCCACCGCACGATGGAGGTCCTCAAGGCACGCGGCCTGGAAGACACCCCTGTGTGCATGGAGGTCTCCTACAAGAGCTCCAACGAGGACGAGTGGTTCGTGGTGGCCGGCCTCGACGAGGTGGCGTACCTGCTCGAAGAGGTGGAAGTTGATGCACGCGCGGTCCCGGAGGGGACGATCTGCCGCCCGCACGAGCCTGTTCTCGCCCTCTCCGGTCCCTACGGCGCGTTCGCCGAGCACGAGACGGCGATCCTGGGGTTCCTCTGCCAAGCCTCGGGGGTGGCGACCGCAGCGGCCAAATGCCGGCTCGCCGCGGGGGACCGCCCGGTGATCTCGTTCGGGGCGCGCAGGATGCACCCCTCGGTCGCGCCGGTGATCGAAAGATCAGCCTACCTCGGGGGTTGCGACATGGTCGCGGTAGACCTGGCGACCAGGCGGCTCGGCATCCCGGCTACCGGCACGCTGCCGCACGCGCTCGTCCTGATCCTGGGCTCGACGGCGGAGGCGGCGAAGGCGTTCGATGAGGTGATGGGCCCGGAGGTGCCGCGTACGATCCTCATAGACACCTTCGACGACGAGACCGTGGGCGCGCTGGAGGCCGCCCGGGCGATCCCGGACTCCATAACCGCCGTTCGGCTAGACACCCCGGGCAACCGACGCGGGGACTTCCGGGACCTGATGCGCGAGGTACGCTGGGAGCTCGACCGCAACGGCTTCTCGCACGTGAAGCTCTTCGCCTCGGGCGGGATAGACGTGGAGTACATCCTGCACCTCAACCCGGTCTGCGACGCCTACGGGGTGGGCGGGACGATCGCCTCGGCCCCGATGATCGATTACTCGATGGACATCGTCGAGGTGGCGGGGGAGGACCGGCACAAGCGGGGCAAGCGCGGGGGGCGCAAGCGCCTCCTGGAACTGCGCGACGGCTCTCATCTGGTGATTCCCGAGGGAGCAGATGCCCCCGAGGGAGCGAGGGACCTCCTCAGGCCGCTCTCCGAGCTCTACGCCTCCCCTCCGGACCTCTCCGCCCTGCGCGAGAGGGTGCTGAGACAGCTCGAGACGGGCAACTTCCCCCTTTACTAG
- the rocF gene encoding arginase, which produces MRKTERPLGIFGIPMDLGQSRRGVDMGPSAIRYARLQDALGELGYRVADLGNASVPLPELSEDGEEARHLESIRTVCTEVCEKAAGIVSGGVIPLFLGGDHSISIGTVSGVARAGRTGVIWIDAHADFNTPETSPSGNIHGMPLAVLAGYGDPRLVEIGGEGASVRPEDVVIVGLRSVDPEEQKLLRTAGVTVFTMKEIDAYGVASVVRRALEKLSSLERVHVSLDLDAVDPEIAPGVGTPVRGGLTYREAHLVMELISESGLLTSLDVVEVNPILDMRNGTAELAVELVASLMGRQIIGLPYSS; this is translated from the coding sequence TTGCGCAAAACCGAAAGACCTCTCGGAATATTCGGCATCCCCATGGACCTCGGACAGAGCCGCCGGGGCGTGGACATGGGGCCGAGTGCGATCCGCTACGCCCGTCTTCAGGATGCGCTGGGGGAGCTCGGCTACAGGGTAGCGGACCTGGGCAACGCCTCCGTACCGCTCCCGGAACTCTCCGAGGACGGGGAGGAGGCTCGACATCTGGAGAGCATAAGGACGGTCTGCACCGAGGTCTGCGAGAAGGCCGCCGGGATCGTCTCAGGAGGCGTCATCCCATTGTTCCTCGGTGGTGATCACTCGATCTCCATCGGGACTGTCTCGGGGGTGGCCAGGGCCGGCAGGACCGGTGTGATCTGGATCGACGCCCACGCCGACTTCAACACGCCGGAGACCTCCCCCTCGGGCAACATCCACGGGATGCCGCTCGCGGTGCTCGCCGGATACGGTGACCCTCGGCTGGTGGAGATAGGCGGCGAAGGAGCGAGCGTACGTCCCGAGGACGTGGTGATCGTCGGGTTGAGGTCCGTAGACCCCGAGGAGCAGAAGCTGCTCCGGACGGCCGGGGTCACGGTTTTCACGATGAAGGAGATAGACGCCTACGGGGTGGCGAGCGTGGTGCGGCGGGCGCTCGAGAAACTCTCCAGCCTCGAGCGGGTGCATGTCTCCCTCGACCTCGATGCCGTCGACCCGGAGATAGCGCCCGGGGTCGGCACGCCGGTGCGCGGGGGGTTGACCTACCGCGAGGCGCATCTCGTGATGGAGCTCATCAGCGAGTCGGGGCTTCTCACCTCCCTCGACGTCGTGGAGGTGAACCCCATCCTGGACATGCGCAACGGTACCGCGGAGCTCGCGGTGGAGCTGGTCGCCAGCCTGATGGGACGTCAGATAATAGGGTTGCCGTACTCTTCCTAG
- a CDS encoding lysylphosphatidylglycerol synthase transmembrane domain-containing protein, which yields MKRETHHHIRQTLLGLGGGILFSAVALLIVARELKGENVRVTSTASLVAAIFLAVFTWFVQGAMFSVLLRPLVGRYEYRSMVRLYLASHSVGDITPFMGGEVPYEVWGLSRAGLTPGMGGALLAVKAILNFTVLVSGTVIGFLLYKGDFSIKDSGKILLAIAVGAVMVWVIVAFLLRRRGDHDEEPERRPDEEAGWRQKAREFYVDLRSGFTEIWRKEPGAIFVCTGLHVVYWTSYTAIGGLALLAGGWNGNPLEAMAAQFIVYLLLPLSPTPGGSGAAELGFAALVGSGSGGSLLAGIMIWRGLSYYLPLVVGAFFVGRDINEGLLSRLEGLREH from the coding sequence TTGAAGCGAGAAACTCACCACCACATAAGACAGACGCTCCTCGGGCTGGGGGGAGGGATACTCTTCAGCGCCGTGGCCTTACTCATCGTGGCGCGCGAGTTGAAAGGGGAGAACGTCAGGGTGACGAGCACCGCCTCACTGGTGGCAGCGATCTTCCTCGCCGTTTTCACCTGGTTCGTGCAGGGAGCGATGTTCTCAGTCCTCCTCAGGCCCCTGGTCGGTCGCTACGAGTACCGCAGCATGGTGAGGCTCTACCTGGCATCTCATTCGGTGGGCGACATAACCCCCTTCATGGGAGGAGAGGTTCCCTACGAGGTGTGGGGGCTGAGCCGCGCCGGGCTCACGCCCGGGATGGGCGGGGCCCTTCTGGCGGTCAAGGCGATCCTCAACTTCACCGTTTTGGTCTCCGGCACGGTGATAGGCTTTTTGCTCTACAAGGGCGATTTCTCGATCAAGGACAGCGGGAAGATCCTGCTCGCCATCGCAGTCGGCGCGGTAATGGTCTGGGTAATAGTGGCCTTCCTGCTGCGCCGCCGCGGCGACCACGATGAGGAACCAGAGCGCAGACCCGACGAGGAGGCCGGCTGGCGCCAGAAGGCCAGGGAGTTCTACGTGGATCTTCGCTCCGGCTTCACGGAGATCTGGCGCAAAGAGCCGGGTGCGATCTTCGTATGCACCGGGCTGCACGTCGTCTACTGGACATCCTACACCGCGATCGGGGGACTGGCGCTGTTGGCAGGCGGCTGGAACGGAAACCCGCTGGAGGCCATGGCCGCACAGTTTATAGTCTATTTGCTCCTTCCGCTCTCACCTACCCCAGGCGGGAGCGGCGCCGCAGAGCTGGGTTTCGCCGCCCTGGTCGGCTCCGGCTCCGGGGGATCACTGCTCGCGGGGATCATGATCTGGCGCGGTTTGAGTTATTACCTGCCGCTGGTTGTTGGTGCTTTCTTCGTCGGCCGGGACATAAACGAAGGGCTGCTCTCCCGTTTGGAGGGTCTCAGAGAGCACTGA
- a CDS encoding alpha/beta hydrolase: MALEEVEGPPGPPWDRPLRGRLERLTVESEILADNPLGDPSRRPLYVYVPPESISGGTFASIYVIQGFTGQLDMWLNRSAFEPTVVERVDELFSSGSCPPAIVVFVDAWTSYGGSQFINSTSTGRYMDYLCDEVVPFIDDRYPTAASREHRGLTGKSSGGYGAMVVPMLRPDVFGALASHAGDALFEACYLPDFPKTARILRDHFEGSWEIFFERFRKAETMEFERHGVPLEIYGYAACYSPDEENPGKALLPFETETGRLVAEVWERWLGWDPVRMAPRYGEELASMHTIYLDAGKSDEWYLDLGAQAFARELEKLGIEHTLELFDGGHMGIQYRYPRAIAALARALDPG, encoded by the coding sequence GTGGCGCTCGAGGAGGTGGAGGGCCCTCCAGGCCCTCCCTGGGACCGTCCCCTGAGGGGCCGGCTCGAGCGCCTGACGGTCGAGTCCGAGATCCTCGCGGACAACCCCCTCGGAGATCCCTCCCGCCGTCCGCTCTACGTCTACGTGCCCCCGGAGTCGATCTCCGGGGGCACCTTCGCCTCCATCTACGTGATACAGGGCTTCACCGGCCAGCTCGACATGTGGCTCAACCGCAGCGCGTTCGAACCGACAGTCGTAGAACGCGTAGACGAGCTCTTCTCCTCCGGCTCCTGCCCCCCTGCGATAGTCGTCTTCGTCGACGCGTGGACCTCTTACGGGGGGTCGCAGTTCATAAACTCCACGTCCACCGGACGCTACATGGACTACCTCTGCGACGAGGTGGTACCGTTCATCGACGACCGCTACCCGACCGCCGCCTCCCGCGAGCACCGCGGGCTGACCGGGAAGTCGAGCGGGGGCTACGGGGCGATGGTGGTGCCGATGCTCCGGCCGGACGTCTTCGGAGCGCTCGCCTCCCACGCGGGCGACGCCCTCTTCGAGGCCTGTTACCTGCCGGACTTCCCGAAGACGGCCCGCATCCTCAGGGACCACTTCGAGGGATCGTGGGAGATCTTCTTCGAGCGGTTCCGCAAGGCCGAGACGATGGAGTTCGAGCGCCACGGCGTGCCGCTTGAGATCTACGGATACGCGGCCTGCTACTCGCCCGACGAGGAGAACCCCGGAAAGGCGCTCCTCCCGTTCGAGACCGAGACCGGGCGCCTCGTCGCAGAGGTCTGGGAGAGGTGGCTCGGGTGGGATCCGGTCCGGATGGCGCCCCGATACGGCGAAGAGCTGGCGAGCATGCACACCATTTACCTGGACGCGGGAAAGTCCGACGAGTGGTATCTCGACCTCGGCGCGCAGGCCTTCGCCCGGGAGCTCGAGAAGCTCGGGATAGAGCACACCCTGGAGCTCTTCGATGGAGGACACATGGGCATCCAGTATCGTTATCCCCGCGCGATAGCCGCCCTCGCGCGGGCGCTCGACCCCGGCTAG
- the sucD gene encoding succinate--CoA ligase subunit alpha, with protein sequence MAILVDENTRLLVQGITGREGSFHTRRMLASGTNVVAGVTPGKGGQSFEGIPVFDSVEEAVEQTGANTGVIFVPPPFAADAIFEELDAGIGTICCITEGIPVHDMLRVSGYLPLKEATLIGPNCPGIFSPGKANVSIMPADIFKPGRVGVVSRSGTLTYQIVSELTQRGIGQSTAVGIGGDPVIGSDFVEILRKFEEDPETECVVMIGEIGGNAEQRAAEFWKSEMKTPVVAYIAGFTAPEGKTMGHAGAIVSGGESTAEAKSQALQKAGIKAATNPTEVGELVAGIVG encoded by the coding sequence GTGGCGATCCTGGTAGACGAGAACACCCGGCTTCTGGTCCAGGGGATAACCGGGCGCGAGGGCAGCTTCCACACGCGGAGGATGCTCGCGAGCGGCACCAACGTGGTCGCCGGCGTCACGCCGGGCAAGGGCGGCCAGAGCTTCGAGGGCATCCCCGTCTTCGACTCGGTCGAGGAGGCCGTGGAACAGACCGGGGCGAACACCGGCGTGATCTTCGTCCCCCCGCCCTTCGCCGCCGACGCCATCTTCGAGGAGCTGGACGCCGGGATCGGCACGATCTGCTGCATCACCGAGGGCATCCCCGTGCACGACATGCTCCGCGTCTCGGGGTACCTGCCGCTCAAGGAGGCGACCCTCATCGGGCCGAACTGCCCGGGCATCTTCTCCCCCGGCAAGGCGAACGTCTCGATCATGCCGGCCGACATCTTCAAGCCGGGCAGGGTCGGCGTGGTGAGCCGCAGCGGGACGCTCACCTACCAGATCGTGAGCGAGCTGACCCAGCGCGGGATCGGCCAGTCGACCGCCGTCGGGATCGGCGGCGACCCGGTCATCGGCTCGGACTTCGTCGAGATCCTCAGGAAGTTCGAGGAGGACCCGGAGACCGAGTGCGTCGTGATGATCGGGGAGATCGGCGGCAACGCCGAGCAGCGGGCCGCGGAGTTCTGGAAGAGCGAGATGAAGACCCCCGTCGTCGCCTACATCGCAGGGTTCACCGCTCCGGAGGGCAAGACGATGGGGCACGCCGGTGCGATCGTCTCCGGCGGCGAGAGCACCGCCGAGGCGAAGAGCCAGGCGCTGCAGAAGGCTGGCATCAAGGCTGCGACCAACCCGACCGAGGTCGGCGAGCTGGTCGCAGGGATCGTGGGCTAG